The nucleotide window AATGTTCATTCataatttatctaaaatatcattttttatgtttacttCACTCTTCGTTGCTACTAATTGTATTCATAAGTCATTTGACGGTATTAATGTAGTTTTTTCTCTactttttcagaaaaagaaGTTGGAGGAGGCACGTAAACTAATAAACCAGAAAACCAAAAACAGAAAACTTTATACTATACAACACAATTCTCAGTAGAAGTTATGCccgaatttatttcattttcgcactaaaagaaaaatcctaataatgtattatttacTGCAATCACACCCACATTAAATTTGTCAATATATTCTCTCCAtattaattgttttcaaatttcctaGAAATGCgtgaaatatattgattttaataatgagAATGAAACTTTTCGGTCCTAATAGTTTGGGTAGACCATTTGCAGCTCTACAAAATTTGAGAATCCTCCGGCTTTGAAGCAAGGCTTTACCACCAGGTCACACTCTAGGATGTACCTTTGTTTGTTAATCCTATGAACTAGGTCTGTCAGAGACTTTACCTTCCTACTATTTAACTCAGCCTAATCTGAGGGGTTAGTTTCAACTATTTCGCTCGTCTATTGTTATATGACTGTAGTCAACAACTCAAGCTGAGATGTTCCAAGCTTGGCCAGTTCGTCGGCAATTTCATTGCCATTGAGTTCTTTATGTCCAGGAATTCAGAGGAGCTCTACCGCCTTTTCGCTAATCAGCTCATTTTACGCCATGTATTATTTCAGAATTTGGTTTGATAATAAAGTGCTGCTTTTTTGtagtattctaattttttcttgagCTCTACAGCTGTTTTTTTTGGCAGCAATTTACGCTTAGATCCAGCTATGTCTATCTAACTTGTGTGACCTATAATATCCACATCATGATAGAAAGACTGAGGCCCCAGTTGCTTACAGTGGCAGGTGAAACTCGGGCACCCCTTTTCCCGGTATGATGACTCATTGATATTTGTACTCCTTGTTGTACTGCAACTTTACTTTGTTTCGAGTAAAGTTTTATCCCATTTGTAAGGTTTTATAAATGGGattaaaatgatattgtttTCTGATTTTGGTGCTTCTGAATGAACTttaataaacttattatttgacatgaaaaataggaaaagaagAGGAAACAGGCCGAAATTGAACGCAAAAGGGCCGAGGTCAGGGCTCGTATGGAAGAGGCCTCAAAAGCCAAGAAGGCCAAGAAAGGTTTCATGACCCCTGAAAGGAAGAAGAAACTTAGGGTGAGTAAATATATAATCAGTTAGTAACATAATGATCATATTTGTTGTAACTCATAATCtctttcaatacattttttagcatagttttcaacttttttcaatattatccattttcttctttattcttCAATCTCtacattacaaaataaataatttagcaTATTTTGTTCTCAGTTACTGTTGAGAAAGAAAGCTGCCGAGGAATTGAAGAAAGAACAAGAACGTAAAGCTGCTGAAAGGAGACGTATCATCGAAGAAAGATGCGGTAAACCCAAACTTATCGATGAAGCAAATGAAGGTATTGTCTTTTCCTGTACtagaaatatgtataataattttatgattgaATCAAATGTATCTATACTtcatattatacagggtgcatTGAAAATTCCTCACTAAATATATACACGTATTTTTGTGATGCTAAGTAATCCGAGATTGATAATaatgaaacaattgaaaattatacactgggaaaaatttggttatttttcttaatattgagattgaattttaattaacaaatcaaCTACTGAAATACTCACGTGGGTAAAGTTTCTTTAGAATTACTCCCAAATTTTCATGTTAATGTTCGGCTattctagttattttttatacagtaGTACCTTCATATTCGAAGAATGATTAAAATCTAAATGATAGTttgtttcttttgattttgaGTATTAAGAGAAAATTGATCCGATTCACCATCCATTTCCAGTGCTACTTTTACCTCCAAATTACaatattgtttgtaaatattctaataaactGAAACTATATTCCTCAACTGTTAATGGATTTCCCAATTTTTCCAACGGAACTCCAATGCTTTCAGATGATTCTGTACTTTTAACACTCGCGAAGCTAGAAATCGTTTCATAGTTGGTGCTCTGCACCGTTTTAGTACAGTCCAGAATGACTCTATAACAAGTTTTCTAAATTATGAGacatctttttcttttaattgtttaatatcttatttATCTCGTCCTGAAATAGCTAGGCTAAGATCTCACAGGTTATGGTTATAGGTacccaaatatttaatgacCTCATAACTAAAAACGTACATAAGCGGGACCGTTGTTTGAATAgtgaatataaaagaatttaattaacTGTCAGAAATGAGTCATTGAGCCAATGAAAATTGAGAGTATTTCTAATCAAACATCAAAATTCAATGAgttaacatatattttttcatagaacaAATTAGAAGCTTTTGCAAAACATATCATGACAGAATATGCAAGCTAGAagatcaaaaatttgatttggaaTATCTGGTCAAAAAGAAAGATATGGAGGTTAGGTGTAGTTAAAGATATTGTTGCacgtgttttatattttttatacgagAATGCAAAACGATGCATCTCACTTTTTTGTCAGTTTAACAgcaaaaaaagtattgaagtCAGCTTATATTTCGTATAAATTAAAAGCTAATCGCCGCACAAACTAGAAGGCTTTTAcgtaattattgaaatttaatctCAAATTTATCTACAGAAGAGACTTCCATACTTTTTTTTGATTAACTGATTCGTCTGCTTTAcgctttttgattttttctaagTGGTAATTTTTACACTATGGTGCAGCagactttttaatatttttttaaggttattatATTACTAGGGTTTACATTTATCTTAAGAATtcagaatgttttttattttttaaatgtacacCCTCGTACTTGCTTTTTTTCTATCCCTATCTCTATCTATTATGCCTCCGATCTAATCTTAAACTCTAATGATTTTGAAACAGATGtacattatattttcaaattacgagtaaacaaattttttgggTTTAGAGAACGAAAATAGATACAGCACTATAGCgcaattatttcataattaaaccCCAACCAAGCTGAATAAAACATTCGACAAATGGGTTTTAAAAAAGGAACTTCCTTTAGGTGTAGTCTTGAAACAAAAATgtcacaaaatatttcattctagCCTCTTTAAAACAAACATGTGAGGGATATCACAGACGTATTGTAGAActagaaaataagaaatttgacCTCGAAAAGGAAGTGGAATTCAGAGATTTTCAGGTAGAAAATGGAGGGCATGAAGACATTTATAGCACATGCGTAGATTTATATAACATCACACAACTTATTTTTTAGAGCTTTTTGCACAAACTTGTTACATGAGTATATCGACGataatcttttgattttttgacttGGTCGTTGTATAAAACACAATTTAAATAACATATGTGTACTGAAGAAagttaacatttatttttttctaaactttttcGGGACTTATAACatacaatatataattaaaacataCATACATTTGCCACTCTTTTTATGAAATACATGTTAACtttcagttttctatttttttttacttttcaagattttttttgtaaatactctAAGTGTATCTTCCTCCCAAATTTTTTACAGAATTTTGCTTCTTGCTTTTTGCTTACTCAGTCCGAATTGTCTAATGGAAATTAGATCAATTGAAAGTTTTGAAACCTATTCTTGATGAATTAAACAACCTTTTTCGTGGTTAgtgaatttcaattattacttTGTTACGACAAATATTGGTTATTGATTCAAACCCCCTCCTccatataattatcaaaatatgacatattttctattaaattgcTGAACTGATAATTGACAACTTATAAAACTTAAATTATGCGTAGAACTATATCTAATCCATATGAAGCgtatttcgaaatataaaagCTGTGCCAAtgaattgtgaaattttctaCGGCAATAAAGCTTATTCCCTCCCATGGGCTCGTAGACATTTTGATCCCCACTCTCTGTCTGGTTACTTTTTGGCTACAAAACCTGAAATAAACCTCAACTTCTTTCATGAGTTGTATTTTTTGTGCTGTATAGTATGTAGTACCTTTGCTTCCAAATGGATAAATTAGgttcttttcttttaatctTGTATACTAGAAGACTTTTTTATTGAAGTAAATacgtaatttttaaattgaaatggaTTCCTCGAGCCTCATTATTTTCTGGAGGTTCAAGAACGCTGCTGAAAGATGGAACGGTTATTTCTTTAGCAAACTGTATAAGGTCTCCTTGCAGAAACTAGATAAGGATGCCATTAATAttacagaaacaaaaatagCGACCCAATTGTCCAATATTGACAATTAAACGCCAAGGCAAGATAAGCTCTTTTCGCGATGtcagaaaaattattgatatgtAATTTCCAAAAAGAAGTAATTCCAAAAATGTTAATGCAATGTTTATTTGGTTAAATTGATACTAGTACtgccttttttgaaaacagcacattaaaaacatttattttattttcggcaccttctttttttaattttttccgaCCTGTGATATTGCTACAtcccttattttttttatgttatatctATGGATATTGTCCAAGAATaggataaaactaaaaattaaattctacaGGTTTATGTTCTATTCCAAGGAGGTCAGAACATATTGCAAATTTTAATAGATTCCACTCTACATAAATGTCAACTCTCAAGAAAAATACGTCACAAAGAGACTAAATACTATGAAAGAAATTGCTCactttaatcataaaaatggAGATAGTGGATTACTGATATCTTACATTCAAACCACACTCGCGTATTGAATTATTCTACATCTGCACTGGAAGTTAGAAAACAGCTATTGCCTCTTGTTAATAATAGAGGTAATACCATAGTTCCTATTCCTTTCTTAAGACGATGATGTACTAGTGGGTCTAGAGATTCTTCATCTATTACTGTTTCTGAACTTCTAATTCCGTTTTCTCTatatatttattccattttcacATTTGAAATGATTACAACCAAAGCAATAATATGGAGAATTGATTGAGGAACTTTAGGAGACATATTTGATATCATTTTAACGGCATCCTGATGAAATgagattattttgttatattaatgTAATATTTCACAATGCCATAAAAACCATTGagcttttatttaattataagtaatttatatttcatctTCCAGTAATGAAACATTACACATCTACGAATTTTACTTACATATATAATCATTTGCTCATTTAATTATACGACACTCCAATAGGAAAgttttcgttaaaaattttgtttattacgctgagaataaaataaatatttacattaaatattgattctttttGTGATGTATTACAAGTTTAATATGGATATAAGATTGGGTAACTATACACGTTGGTATTATTAGGGTATACATCCCGAACATATTTATAATATCGAATGTCTCTTCTAGCCGAACTACAGACTATTTGTAAAAGTTATCATGAGAAAATAGCCAAACTTGAAGGGGATAAATATGATTTAGAAGTAATCGAACGTATCAAAGCCCAGGAGGTACAAATTATACACGATACACAGGCCTTGTtgcgtttttttatttaattttttctttattttcgttattaCTTTAGGTCGCATTTAAGGAATGGCATTTTTAAAATTGGTAAATAGActccaaaaaataataaacacaataataaacaacgttgaaaaatctttttccAGTAGATAGATATTTGGTAGTATGTAGTTTCTTTAatgagaataacaaaaaatttagtttcaatgtCACTTGttcttaattattattttttggaagaTTTGTTTTTACCTGCAATGTAAATATTTTGCCAACGCTATCTGTATCTAGggcaattttttgaaaaaacaacagttattattttttttaaacgtatacaatttcttttattttgaaaatactcaaacatgtttatatttaatttctattaTGAGAGAAGTGATAAGACTGATGGTATTCATCAAACAGTCTCCTTAGGCAACTATACACTCCCAACTAGCGCTTAATTGTTATGTCTTTTAGCTAATCAGTTTATGCGTGTTTCTCTTCAGTTGCACAATTTTGGCTCCAAATTAATACAAAActtttgtcaaaatttgaattttgttgaaaCTATTCGAAATCCTCATCTTTATTGTTAAAGTAAGGTCCGATTTGACGAGATCACAAGTGGAAATATTGTGGTCTACTCTGGCAATTATTCTTATAGGCTTCTTCAAACTTCTCAAAATCAAACTCGCGGATTAACCAAGCTTAACACGAAACATGATAGCTTCAAATTCGTATGTTCCATTTTGTTGTACACAACATcaataatgatatttataaaaaaaatgtgttacaCTGAGGCAACGAAAGGGAAAAGAAGCGATCTAACACAGATTGGTAGGAACCACGTTATCAAATTATCCAGAATTGCCAGTCTCATTACTTTTCTAACGCACTTTCTAAACTAATAGAtgttgaattgatatttttatatttattatttagccAAAATAATAATTCCGTTCCAGCAATACTATACAGGTTTTGTAGAAAACCTTCTCTTATAgttctcttatatatttttattactaaaattcaCTACTGATAAACATTGCTTAAATTTATCTATGAACAGTTTCCAAAAATCCAATTTGTAATGTTACATCACTTATAATTCTTGAACCGATTCAAATAGTTTATCTGGTAGATTTTCTTCGTTAATGTCCAATGAAGCAACCGTTTTTATTCAAACTAGATAGCTTAGACAGAAATGGACGTTGACTAAGAAACTTCATCATCTAACATATCGTCTGATATCTAGGTTTGTTATAGCTACCTGCTTcctcttttattattatgtttgtttcttGAATAACCTTTTATTCTACCAGTCTCAAATCCAGTAAAAAAGTGTGACCTTTTTGAGCCAGAGATTAAAACagattcaatttattcataaacccttgagtattttgaaaataaaattcataaaataataatcggGGCAATTAAAGTGTAATACCTATCTATTTGCTGACTGCTGGTTCCGTTTCCGATTTCTAGGGATGCTTAAGAAGATTTGCAAAGACTATTATGACCGCATGTATATATGTGAAGAACAGAAGTGGGATTTGGAACGTGAAGTTCGAAAACGGGATTGGGAGGTATCTTGACACTCACACATCTGTTATAATTCCACTTGTTTTGTGCTTCATATCATAAATACATACCAAAAGTCAACAGGTTTATGTTAACGATTCACaaatgtacaaataaaaataacggATAAAATCATCAAGACAGGAGTGAGCATGTTTTTGTAACTGATAGAATTAAGTTCACAAGAGATATCAGATAGAAAACTAGTAACGGTAGTTAGAaacaattatcatattttttgaaaagttcagattttaatttttccaattctAATTAAACTGTGTCGATTTCATTGATTTAAAGTAGTGTCAACACGCAATGAGTATTCCTTTATACTTGTAATTCATGATCGAGGAAGAAGTATCTACTGCAAAATTTAAGTTCTCCCAAAAAAGTAGATTTTTGAGGAGtctgaattttaaaaatgaagattgaGAGCCAGTTAGAGACATACTTGGAAGTTTGTTTAGTGTATttctttgaatataaaaatgaaatacaaattattattcctTCGAATATATGATCTTCGATGGgaaaagaaatattgatcaGCTCATTTCTGTTTTGAAAGAATGGAACTATAGACACCTAAACATTTCTATCAAAACTTTTTACCTGCTTCTGCTTCATGAGAACAAACCATCGTTATGGCAAAAGGTCCAATTATTTATTAGGGTTAAGCATCAAGCTCAGTAGttagaaataaagaaaacatcTAGAGCATAAAAATTTCCTCTTCATGTACAATAAAGTCTTTGAGTTGCCTGTGAAGCTGCCATATATTCCATAAAACCAAGTAAACTACGAAGTTTAAcaattaggttatgttattatCTTTTATAGAATGTTCTCTTCACTTTTGCGCTTCAGCGATTTTTCCAGGTGTTTGGACCTTTTAGAAAATCTTTTGCTGAAGCCTTCGATTGCATCCTCACAGTTGTTTGAATTTCatgaatcaatttaaaattcaattttctcaaaGATAATGAAGCTGCAGGGCGATAGATCTGGTGATAAGGGCAGCTGAGATAACAATTAGAATCTTTCTGCAACGTGCAGTACCAGAATGCATTGTCGTGATGCGGCACTCAATGATTGGTAATGTCTGGGAAGactctatttactatatatacAAGTACTTCGCGATAGTATACTTACTATACGATGTATCCAAGTTGGCACGAACTTCTTATGGTCAAATCAATCTCGTGGTTGTCAGAGAAGTAGATAAGCATCGTGTTGCTCTTGTAAGCCTTTTAGTGTTGCATCATTCGTTGATAGCTACGGTTGTATTTGGAGCTTCATTGAAGAGTCGTTGTGAAAAAACAGTGAAAAAACAATGGTCAATatccataataataaaaattttttgagtcAATGTTTGTACAGTTTTGTCTAATCGACAAATTATCGAACGAAATATTATTGATAGTTTTATGGTGAATTTTTAATTCGTCTGCTATCATTCAATCCGTTAACTGAAGATCTGGGCGTATTAGGGTACTTAGACGCCGAATTTGTGTTAGGTTTTCTTCCTCGCGTTCCATCTTCCACGCTTTCACGTCCctcattgaaaattttatgccaatGAAACACTTTTCAGTTTCAGTTGTCGTATCTAAAAATTGATCAGCACGCGTTGCTCGAgatttcttttcttcatttttgtgACGAGCTCCATTAACGCACatgtatataataatacaaatatggCCTCTAATGCTTCTCTACATAATCTTATTCAAGTTTATCCATCGTGGTGTTAGAATTAACTCAAAACATAAAATTCCAGAAACGATGaaattccattttcaaaaatttttgaagcttTGTATAGTTACTGATAACTCTAGAAAAGACTAGTTTGAACTAACTTTAGGCTTTCTCATTATTGCCTGAGAATCCAAatgaaacattataaaaaacaacTCACAATTTAAgtgattttcaaaatgaaacatAGGAGTGAATCGTTAACAAGGTAAACCAAACATGTTCAAACCGATTACTTATGTTGTGTTTACTAAATATTACATAGTAAGTACATGAAGCGTTAAGCCGTAGTGTCCCTCTCCTGAACCATTATAGCTCTCGGCagccataaaaaaatatatcatatcaTAGAtcgttaaaaaatacaattgtcAATTTTCAGCTTGATAGTCACATATACCTTTATATCCAACGCTTATGCTCTACCGCAAGCTTTTTAGTGGTTCATCCAACTTATTTGTAGTCTAACTGCCTTAATTCATTTTTACATAATAACCAACTGTATTCAGTTCACTGactatgaaaaaaagttttctagCTTAGGATAAACATGGAAATATTGCTGTTGAAAGATTTAAATTTCGATTTCGAATAGCTTTAGTTCATTATTTTGGAATAACAATGTAATACTCATTGCCATATTCCGTGACGGTCAATGAAACTGATAGAGTCTATACT belongs to Diorhabda carinulata isolate Delta chromosome X, icDioCari1.1, whole genome shotgun sequence and includes:
- the LOC130902345 gene encoding troponin I isoform X12, which translates into the protein MADDEEKKRKQAEIERKRAEVRARMEEASKAKKAKKGFMTPERKKKLRLLLRKKAAEELKKEQERKAAERRRIIEERCGKPKLIDEANEEQIRSFCKTYHDRICKLEDQKFDLEYLVKKKDMEISELNSQVNDLRGKFVKPTLKKVSKYENKFAKLQKKAAEFNFRNQLKVVKKKEFTLEEEDKEPKKSEKAEWQTKK
- the LOC130902345 gene encoding troponin I isoform X11, which produces MADDEEKKRKQAEIERKRAEVRARMEEASKAKKAKKGFMTPERKKKLRLLLRKKAAEELKKEQERKAAERRRIIEERCGKPKLIDEANEAELQTICKSYHEKIAKLEGDKYDLEVIERIKAQEISELNSQVNDLRGKFVKPTLKKVSKYENKFAKLQKKAAEFNFRNQLKVVKKKEFTLEEEDKEPKKSEKAEWQTKK